A region from the Azospirillum thermophilum genome encodes:
- a CDS encoding Rne/Rng family ribonuclease, which translates to MAKRMLVDATHPEEIRVAVVNGNRLEDLDFEIASRKQLKGNIYLAKVTRVEPSLQAAFVEYGGNRHGFLAFSEIHPDYYRIPIADREALLAEERRLEEQAEARAEAAADGAVMAEPVRPEQVVEEWSPMPSPIGGDNDAADGDLEAGDDETGAEDNGVDLAGSDEGGSDEGDAGAEAAAAPENPDVIGGDEVDEVQRRRPRPLRSYKIQEVIKRRQVMLVQVTKEERGNKGAALTTYLSLPGRYCVLMPNTGRGGGISRKITNPADRKRLKEILSDLDIPDGMAVILRTAGLERSKPEIKRDLEYLLRLWDDIREQTLKSTAPCLIYEEANLIKRSIRDLYSNDIDEIWVEGEGGFRTAQDFMGMLMPSHVNRVQLYRDTSIPLFHRYQVETQIEAIHSPVVQLRSGGYIVINPTEALVAIDVNSGKSTRERNIEETAYKTNLEAAEEVARQLRLRDLAGLIVIDFIDMEESRNNAAVERRLKEAMKNDRARIQLGRISAFGLLELSRQRLRPSLLETNFERCPHCAGTGVVRSVESAALHVLRAIEEEGIRRRSSEITVAVPTSIALYILNQKRGELAKIEERHGLRVMVQADDTLIAPDHRLERVRARTGAEEGPLVSADRVLAETDRVLAAESAEQAAAELEADEEGDEEAEGEGAERSEAEANGGSETERRRRRRRRRGRGRGERDEGRTGEEAGSEAAAEGIAADSVSEEGVAADASAGEADADADADEDGEDEGAPEGVEAGDRAGGERKKRRRGKRGGRRRPRREGAEGLEAGQAAGSEDAPVEAAPAQADVRPQPAPAAEVDDLDYILTGEEPAEAAAPEVPADTAVAAAEAPAVAEEAPAKAAKRPSRKAPAAKAPEAKAPAKKASTRGGRKAAKETPAEAPAAAAPAAPADAPVDAEAATEKAPARKRSSKKAKSAAAEAPAEAPVAAAPVEQAAPAAAPAKKRSSRKAKGGAAEAPAEAAPAPAAVEAAPAAEAAKKRPARKRKTAAEAPAEAAPAPAISEPVPAPAAGPTPAPDAEAPAPAGKPRRGWWQR; encoded by the coding sequence ATGGCAAAACGCATGCTGGTGGACGCCACGCATCCGGAAGAAATCCGGGTTGCCGTGGTGAACGGGAACAGGCTCGAGGATCTGGATTTCGAGATCGCGAGCCGCAAGCAGCTCAAGGGCAACATCTACCTCGCCAAGGTGACCCGGGTCGAGCCGTCGCTGCAGGCGGCCTTCGTCGAATACGGCGGAAACCGGCACGGCTTCCTGGCCTTCTCGGAAATCCATCCCGACTATTACCGCATCCCGATCGCCGACCGCGAGGCGCTGCTGGCCGAGGAACGCCGCCTGGAAGAGCAGGCGGAAGCCCGGGCCGAGGCCGCCGCCGACGGCGCCGTGATGGCCGAGCCGGTCCGTCCGGAGCAGGTGGTCGAGGAATGGTCGCCGATGCCCAGCCCGATCGGCGGCGACAACGACGCGGCCGACGGTGACCTGGAAGCCGGCGACGACGAGACCGGTGCCGAGGACAATGGGGTCGATCTTGCCGGCTCCGACGAGGGCGGCTCCGACGAGGGCGACGCCGGCGCCGAGGCCGCCGCCGCTCCGGAGAACCCGGACGTCATCGGCGGCGACGAGGTGGACGAGGTCCAGCGCCGCCGCCCGCGCCCGCTGCGCAGCTACAAGATCCAGGAGGTCATCAAGCGCCGGCAGGTCATGCTGGTGCAGGTGACGAAGGAGGAGCGCGGCAACAAGGGTGCGGCGCTGACCACCTACCTGTCGCTGCCCGGCCGCTACTGCGTGCTGATGCCCAACACGGGCCGCGGCGGCGGGATTTCCCGCAAGATCACCAACCCGGCCGACCGCAAGCGGCTGAAGGAGATCCTGTCGGACCTGGACATTCCGGACGGCATGGCGGTCATCCTGCGCACCGCCGGGCTGGAGCGCTCCAAGCCGGAGATCAAGCGCGACCTCGAATATCTGCTGCGCCTGTGGGACGACATCCGCGAGCAGACGCTGAAGTCGACCGCGCCCTGCCTCATCTATGAAGAGGCGAACCTGATCAAGCGGTCGATCCGCGACCTCTACTCCAACGACATCGACGAGATCTGGGTCGAGGGCGAGGGCGGCTTCCGTACGGCGCAGGACTTCATGGGCATGCTGATGCCCAGCCACGTCAACCGCGTGCAGCTCTACCGCGACACCTCGATCCCGCTGTTCCACCGCTACCAGGTGGAAACGCAGATCGAGGCGATCCACAGCCCGGTGGTGCAGCTCCGCTCCGGCGGCTACATCGTCATCAACCCGACCGAGGCGCTGGTCGCCATCGACGTCAACTCGGGCAAATCGACGCGCGAGCGCAACATCGAGGAGACCGCCTACAAGACGAACCTGGAGGCCGCCGAAGAGGTGGCGCGCCAGCTTCGCCTGCGCGATCTCGCCGGGCTGATCGTCATCGACTTCATCGACATGGAGGAGTCGCGGAACAACGCCGCGGTCGAGCGTCGCCTGAAGGAGGCGATGAAGAACGACCGGGCGCGCATCCAGCTCGGCCGCATCTCCGCCTTCGGCCTGCTGGAGCTGTCGCGCCAGCGCCTGCGCCCGTCCCTGCTGGAGACGAACTTCGAGCGCTGCCCGCACTGCGCCGGCACCGGCGTCGTCCGTTCGGTCGAATCCGCCGCTCTTCATGTGCTGCGCGCCATCGAGGAGGAGGGCATCCGCCGGCGGTCGTCCGAGATCACCGTCGCCGTCCCGACCTCCATCGCGCTCTACATCCTCAACCAGAAGCGCGGCGAGCTGGCGAAGATCGAGGAGCGGCACGGGCTGCGCGTCATGGTGCAGGCCGACGACACGCTGATCGCCCCCGACCACCGGCTGGAGCGGGTGCGCGCCCGCACCGGGGCCGAGGAGGGTCCGCTGGTCAGCGCCGACCGCGTGCTGGCCGAGACCGACCGGGTGCTCGCCGCCGAATCGGCTGAGCAGGCCGCCGCGGAGCTCGAGGCCGACGAGGAAGGCGACGAGGAGGCCGAGGGCGAGGGCGCCGAGCGCTCCGAGGCCGAGGCCAACGGCGGCAGCGAGACCGAGCGCCGCCGCCGCCGCCGCCGCCGCCGCGGCCGTGGCCGCGGGGAGCGCGACGAGGGCCGCACCGGCGAAGAGGCGGGGAGCGAGGCCGCCGCCGAGGGCATCGCTGCCGACAGCGTTTCCGAGGAGGGTGTCGCCGCCGACGCTTCGGCCGGTGAGGCCGATGCCGACGCCGATGCCGACGAGGACGGCGAGGACGAGGGCGCGCCGGAGGGCGTGGAGGCCGGTGACCGTGCCGGCGGCGAGCGCAAGAAGCGCCGCCGCGGCAAGCGCGGTGGCCGTCGCCGGCCGCGTCGCGAGGGCGCCGAGGGGCTGGAGGCCGGTCAGGCCGCCGGGTCCGAGGATGCACCGGTCGAGGCCGCTCCGGCCCAGGCCGACGTTCGCCCGCAGCCCGCTCCGGCGGCCGAGGTCGACGATCTCGACTACATCCTGACCGGCGAGGAGCCGGCCGAGGCTGCCGCGCCGGAGGTCCCGGCCGACACCGCGGTCGCCGCTGCCGAGGCTCCGGCCGTCGCCGAGGAGGCTCCCGCGAAGGCTGCCAAGCGGCCGTCGCGCAAGGCCCCTGCGGCGAAGGCTCCCGAGGCCAAGGCTCCGGCCAAGAAGGCGTCGACCCGTGGCGGCAGGAAGGCCGCCAAGGAGACCCCGGCCGAGGCGCCGGCCGCCGCTGCTCCGGCTGCCCCTGCGGATGCCCCTGTGGATGCCGAGGCCGCGACCGAGAAGGCTCCGGCCCGCAAGCGGTCGTCGAAGAAGGCCAAGTCGGCCGCTGCCGAGGCTCCGGCCGAGGCTCCGGTGGCAGCCGCCCCGGTCGAGCAGGCGGCCCCGGCCGCGGCTCCGGCCAAGAAGCGGTCGTCCAGGAAGGCCAAGGGCGGTGCGGCGGAGGCTCCGGCCGAAGCGGCGCCGGCACCGGCGGCGGTGGAGGCTGCTCCGGCTGCCGAGGCTGCGAAGAAGCGGCCGGCCAGGAAGCGCAAGACCGCGGCCGAGGCTCCGGCCGAGGCGGCGCCCGCTCCGGCGATCAGCGAGCCGGTTCCGGCCCCGGCCGCCGGACCGACGCCCGCGCCGGACGCGGAGGCTCCCGCGCCCGCTGGCAAGCCGCGCCGCGGCTGGTGGCAGCGGTAA
- a CDS encoding N-acetylmuramoyl-L-alanine amidase, translating to MPRLPFLRRPTRRWFGTTAGAALAAAMVLLWALAAGLASGLAAGLTPASAQTTAALMAPPVARPAVIDARLGLHPDMTRFVLEVTEAVPFRITTLANPYRIVVDLPELAWPGGSVPVEGKGIVSRYRYAVVEPGTLRLTFETAGPAKVRDAMMLPPRDGRQSRLVLDIERVSAEEFRRTASAAPPTPRHGGEVRPVPVVPTPAPPPPIIPAALPAAPPAAPTQAPQAPRAPSKAEKPLIVLDPGHGGVDPGAIGVNGIHEKDITLAAAREAKRQLEASGRYRVLLTRDKDVFIRLRERVAIAREADADLFISLHADSIGSGSIRGLSIYTLSDKASDREAETLAAKENRADALAGLDLSAENDLVATILIDLAQRDTRNHSKRFARTALEQLGREVKLIPNKPHRQAGFAVLTAPDIPSVLIEMGYLSSRQDVNLLTTPEHRERLGRALTRAVDAYFRSLSSGRRG from the coding sequence ATGCCGCGGCTGCCTTTCCTTCGCCGGCCGACGCGACGTTGGTTCGGCACGACTGCAGGCGCGGCCCTCGCCGCGGCGATGGTGCTGCTGTGGGCGCTCGCCGCCGGTCTGGCCTCCGGCCTCGCCGCCGGCCTGACCCCGGCCTCGGCCCAGACGACCGCCGCCCTGATGGCGCCGCCGGTGGCGCGCCCGGCGGTGATCGACGCCCGGCTCGGCCTCCACCCGGACATGACCCGCTTCGTGCTGGAGGTGACGGAGGCCGTGCCCTTCCGCATCACCACGCTCGCCAACCCCTACCGCATCGTCGTCGACCTGCCGGAGCTGGCGTGGCCCGGCGGTTCCGTTCCCGTGGAAGGCAAGGGGATCGTCTCGCGCTACCGCTATGCGGTGGTGGAGCCGGGAACGCTGCGCCTGACCTTCGAGACGGCCGGACCGGCCAAGGTGCGCGACGCCATGATGCTGCCGCCGCGCGACGGCCGGCAGTCGCGCCTCGTCCTCGACATCGAGCGGGTCTCGGCGGAGGAGTTCCGCCGCACCGCGTCCGCGGCACCGCCGACCCCGCGTCACGGCGGCGAGGTGCGGCCGGTCCCGGTGGTTCCCACCCCTGCCCCGCCGCCGCCGATCATCCCCGCCGCCCTGCCCGCCGCTCCGCCGGCCGCCCCGACCCAGGCGCCCCAGGCGCCGCGCGCCCCGTCCAAGGCGGAGAAGCCGCTGATCGTGCTCGATCCCGGCCATGGCGGCGTCGATCCCGGCGCCATCGGGGTGAACGGCATCCACGAGAAGGACATAACGCTGGCCGCCGCCCGCGAGGCCAAGCGGCAGCTCGAGGCGTCGGGCCGCTACCGGGTGCTGCTGACCCGCGACAAGGACGTGTTCATCCGCCTGCGCGAGCGCGTCGCCATCGCCCGCGAGGCCGACGCCGACCTGTTCATCTCGCTGCATGCCGACAGCATCGGCAGCGGCTCGATCCGCGGCCTGTCGATCTACACCCTGTCCGACAAGGCGTCCGACCGCGAGGCGGAGACGCTCGCCGCCAAGGAGAACCGGGCGGACGCGCTGGCCGGGCTCGACCTGTCGGCGGAGAACGACCTCGTCGCCACGATCCTGATCGACCTCGCCCAGCGCGACACCCGGAACCACTCCAAGCGCTTCGCCCGCACGGCGCTGGAACAGCTCGGCCGAGAGGTCAAGCTGATCCCCAACAAGCCGCACCGTCAGGCCGGCTTCGCCGTGCTGACCGCGCCCGACATCCCCTCCGTCCTGATCGAGATGGGCTATCTGTCGAGCCGCCAGGACGTGAACCTGCTGACCACGCCGGAGCACCGCGAGCGGCTGGGCCGGGCGCTGACCCGGGCGGTTGACGCCTATTTCCGCTCCCTCTCCTCCGGCCGGCGCGGCTGA
- a CDS encoding penicillin-binding protein 1A, which translates to MRLILSLLMAFVMLALAGAGGLVYLLDHYDRDLPDYTKLANYQPPVTTRVHAGDGRLMAEFASERRVFVPIDAMPKRVINAFLAAEDKNFYEHKGVDPIGIARAILVNLENFGRDRRPVGASTITQQVAKNMLLTNEVSITRKIKEAILAVRIERAFTKDRILELYLNEIFLGYRSYGVAAAALNYFNKALDELDIEEAAYLAALPKAPSNYHPERQRDAAVARRNWVIGRMVEDGHITPEEGRIAQSKPLAVRKRDEQEVVTAEYFSEEIRRELVKLYGEQALYEGGLSVRASMDPKLQEAATRALRHGLVQYDRRHGWRGPVGRMDNFDNWAKKLSTTAPPTGSEGWKLAVVLKDDLPDALDIGLPDGSRGRIPLAELRWARAVRDDDRLGPEVRRPSDVAKLGDLILVEPAAKDDKGKDYPPATYALRQIPAVQGGLVALDPHTGRVLAMVGGFSPHMSAFNRATQAMRQPGSSFKPFVYLTALNQGFTPSSLVMDAPFEYNPGGGQPIWRPENYSHEFYGPTPLRVGIEKSRNVMTVRLAQQIGMDKVKALVEKFGIVDNLQPYLPMALGAGETTVLRLATAYGMLANGGRRITPTFIDRVQDRTGKTIFRHDNRPCEGCTNAAWRDGLPAPSVPDTREQVNDPRTTYQMVSILEGVVQRGTATTLLSLGKPLAGKTGTTNDSMDAWFMGFSPDLVVGTYIGFDQPRSLGARETGGSAAVPIFKEVMAEGLKDKPATPFRVPPGLRLVRVNPSNGQLAQPGDRKAIWEAFLPGTEPNPDRPQIVLDGSGQGGGLGAWSGAVPGSEYGDPNAAFSGGQTPSAPAAAPTLGTGGLY; encoded by the coding sequence ATGCGCCTTATTCTGTCGCTTCTGATGGCGTTCGTCATGCTCGCGCTCGCGGGCGCCGGCGGTCTGGTCTATCTGCTCGACCATTATGACCGCGACCTGCCGGACTATACGAAGCTCGCCAACTACCAGCCGCCGGTGACCACCCGCGTCCATGCCGGCGACGGCCGGCTGATGGCGGAGTTCGCCTCCGAGCGCCGGGTGTTCGTGCCGATCGACGCGATGCCCAAGCGGGTCATCAACGCCTTCCTGGCGGCCGAGGACAAGAATTTCTACGAGCACAAGGGCGTCGATCCCATCGGCATCGCCCGCGCCATCCTGGTGAACCTGGAGAATTTCGGCCGCGACCGCCGCCCGGTCGGCGCCAGCACGATCACGCAGCAGGTCGCCAAGAACATGCTGCTGACCAACGAGGTCTCGATCACCCGCAAGATCAAGGAGGCCATCCTGGCGGTGCGCATCGAACGCGCCTTCACCAAGGACCGCATCCTCGAGCTGTACCTGAACGAGATCTTCCTGGGATACCGCTCCTACGGCGTCGCCGCCGCCGCGCTGAACTATTTCAACAAGGCGCTGGACGAGCTGGACATCGAGGAGGCCGCCTATCTCGCCGCCCTGCCCAAGGCCCCCAGCAACTATCATCCGGAGCGCCAGCGCGACGCCGCCGTCGCGCGCCGCAACTGGGTCATCGGCCGCATGGTCGAGGACGGCCACATCACGCCCGAGGAAGGCCGCATCGCCCAGTCCAAGCCGCTGGCCGTGCGCAAGCGCGACGAGCAGGAGGTGGTGACCGCCGAGTATTTCTCCGAGGAGATCCGGCGCGAGCTGGTGAAGCTCTACGGCGAACAGGCGCTCTACGAGGGCGGCCTGTCGGTGCGCGCCTCGATGGACCCCAAGCTGCAGGAGGCGGCGACCCGCGCGCTGCGCCACGGGCTGGTCCAGTACGACCGCCGCCACGGCTGGCGCGGCCCGGTCGGCCGCATGGACAATTTCGACAACTGGGCCAAGAAGCTGTCCACGACCGCCCCGCCCACCGGGTCGGAGGGCTGGAAGCTGGCCGTGGTGCTGAAGGACGACCTGCCCGACGCGCTCGACATCGGGCTTCCCGACGGGTCGCGCGGGCGCATCCCGCTGGCCGAGCTGCGCTGGGCCCGCGCCGTGCGGGACGACGACCGGCTGGGGCCGGAGGTGCGGCGCCCGTCCGACGTCGCCAAGCTCGGCGACCTGATCCTGGTGGAGCCGGCCGCCAAGGACGACAAGGGCAAGGACTATCCGCCCGCCACCTATGCGCTGCGCCAGATCCCGGCCGTCCAGGGCGGGCTGGTGGCGCTCGACCCGCACACGGGCCGCGTGCTGGCGATGGTCGGCGGCTTCTCGCCGCACATGAGCGCCTTCAACCGCGCCACCCAGGCGATGCGGCAGCCGGGCTCCTCCTTCAAGCCCTTCGTCTACCTGACCGCGCTGAACCAGGGCTTCACCCCGTCCTCGCTGGTGATGGACGCGCCGTTCGAATACAATCCCGGCGGCGGCCAGCCGATCTGGCGGCCGGAGAACTACAGCCACGAGTTCTACGGCCCCACCCCGCTGCGCGTCGGCATCGAGAAGTCGCGCAACGTCATGACCGTCCGCCTCGCCCAGCAGATCGGCATGGACAAGGTCAAGGCGCTGGTCGAGAAGTTCGGCATCGTCGACAACCTGCAGCCCTACCTGCCGATGGCGCTCGGCGCCGGCGAGACGACGGTGCTGCGCCTGGCGACCGCCTACGGCATGCTGGCCAACGGCGGCCGGCGCATCACCCCGACCTTCATCGACCGGGTGCAGGACCGCACCGGCAAGACCATCTTCCGCCACGACAACCGCCCCTGCGAGGGCTGCACCAACGCCGCTTGGCGGGACGGGCTGCCCGCCCCGTCGGTGCCCGACACGCGCGAGCAGGTGAACGATCCGCGCACCACCTACCAGATGGTCTCCATCCTGGAGGGCGTCGTGCAGCGCGGCACCGCCACCACCCTGCTGTCGCTCGGCAAGCCGCTGGCCGGCAAGACCGGCACGACCAACGACAGCATGGACGCCTGGTTCATGGGCTTCTCGCCCGACCTCGTCGTCGGCACCTACATCGGCTTCGACCAGCCGCGCTCGCTCGGCGCGCGGGAGACCGGCGGCTCGGCAGCCGTGCCGATCTTCAAGGAGGTCATGGCGGAGGGGCTGAAGGACAAGCCGGCCACCCCGTTCCGCGTGCCGCCGGGGCTGCGGCTGGTCCGCGTCAATCCGTCGAACGGCCAGCTCGCCCAGCCGGGCGACCGCAAGGCGATCTGGGAGGCCTTCCTGCCGGGCACCGAACCGAACCCCGACCGTCCGCAGATCGTGCTCGACGGTTCCGGCCAGGGCGGCGGCCTGGGCGCCTGGAGCGGCGCGGTCCCCGGCTCGGAGTACGGCGACCCCAACGCCGCCTTCTCCGGCGGCCAGACGCCCTCGGCCCCGGCCGCGGCGCCGACGCTGGGAACCGGCGGGCTCTACTGA
- a CDS encoding reverse transcriptase domain-containing protein, with protein sequence MLQVLQPILDPGFSDHSYGFRPGRSAHDAVLAAQSFVQSGRRIVVDVDLEKFFDRIDHDLLIDRLSKRVPDPAIIRLVRAYLDAGVMEDDGAVARRRTGSPQGGPLSPLLANLILDEVDKELERRGHAFCRYADDCNVHVRSRRAGERVMALLRRLHGRLHLTVNEAKSAVAPVFGRKFLGYAFWAGPKGEVRRRVADKAITAFKDHIRDLTPRLTGRSMAAVVARLRDFLLGWKAYFRLAQTPKVRRTLDEWIRHRLRAIQLKQWKRGKTIFRELTARGAKPAVAQQIAANGRPWWGNSGKLLNAVLTIKWADQLGLPRLA encoded by the coding sequence GTGCTGCAAGTTCTCCAGCCGATCCTCGATCCCGGCTTCAGCGACCACAGTTACGGCTTCCGTCCCGGCCGGAGTGCGCACGACGCCGTCCTTGCGGCGCAAAGCTTCGTGCAGTCCGGCCGGCGGATCGTCGTGGATGTGGACCTGGAGAAGTTCTTCGACCGGATCGACCATGACCTTCTGATCGACCGTCTGTCCAAGAGGGTCCCGGACCCGGCCATCATCCGGCTGGTGCGGGCCTACCTGGATGCCGGCGTCATGGAGGACGATGGGGCGGTCGCACGGCGTCGGACGGGTTCCCCGCAAGGGGGACCGCTGTCGCCGCTGCTGGCCAATCTGATCCTGGACGAGGTGGACAAGGAACTGGAACGCCGGGGCCATGCCTTCTGCCGCTACGCCGACGACTGCAACGTCCATGTGCGGTCGCGTCGGGCGGGAGAGCGGGTGATGGCCCTGCTGCGGCGCCTCCATGGCCGGTTGCACCTGACGGTGAACGAAGCCAAGAGCGCCGTGGCCCCCGTCTTCGGCCGCAAATTCCTCGGCTATGCCTTCTGGGCCGGACCGAAGGGAGAGGTCAGGCGGAGGGTCGCCGACAAGGCGATCACGGCGTTCAAGGACCACATCCGCGACCTGACGCCCCGGCTGACGGGACGGTCGATGGCCGCGGTGGTGGCGAGGCTGCGCGATTTCCTGCTGGGCTGGAAAGCCTACTTCCGACTGGCGCAAACTCCAAAGGTCCGGCGAACGCTGGACGAATGGATACGCCACCGGCTGCGGGCCATTCAGCTCAAGCAGTGGAAGCGGGGGAAGACCATCTTCCGGGAACTGACGGCCAGAGGGGCCAAGCCCGCCGTCGCCCAACAAATCGCGGCCAATGGCCGACCCTGGTGGGGCAACAGCGGCAAGCTTCTCAATGCAGTCCTCACGATCAAATGGGCAGACCAACTCGGACTGCCCAGGCTCGCATGA